The sequence tggtttttgggtgatatttaatcatgggccacacccacactttcattgtccctactatacagtactatgatgTGCATAAATTTTGTCATTACCACATGTACCAAATTTGTGTTTTACAAGTGTTACAACACTTCACTTAAAACACCAGAAATTTTGTATATATCATATAGTTCAAGGGCATAGTAAGGATTTGTACATGGTTTCAAGATTTGTTAGTGAGTCACAATGCAGGAGTCTAGGGACACAGCTTCAAGTAACTGACAGATTTTGTACATTGAAattattaaaaataaatttatagATAATACTAACTGcttttattattaatgcttaaTACTTAATTTTAGTTATTGGtcttcacataattatatattaaaCCCAGGATATCATTATTATCAACCTGAGATTGAGGCAATGCAATACCATGCTGAGGTGTTAATAACAGATATCCTACAAGTGCTGGTGCAGTTTAACTAGCtgctatcccacactttgaagtacTTGACTTCATAAACAATGTGACAATTGGTGTTGATAACACATTATGACATgtcttctatcccacactttgaagaaTTTTACTTCATAAAAACTACAATGAGGCTAGTAAAGGTGTGTATGGTTTGAGTTTTGCTGTGCTTCTATAATTATGTGATATGGCTTCATGTTTCAACCGAATGTGTTAATTAGCTTGTCAtacatatttgtgactgaattttggaaaatctcCCATATGGGTGCAAGTGAAATGATTAGAATTTTCATATTTAGTGAGTTACTACGTATTAAGAGGAGGAAACAGATAAAAAAAAGAATTTTCTTGTCATTTACAGCATTgagaatgacttacaatcattATGAAGTAAATGCAGGTTTGCATTGTAAATCGTGTTatgtgatcattaaatattttacatatcaaatgcacccatatgatTGATTTTCtgaaattcggtcacatttaataattCTGATTCTGacctactggggtttaacttccATTCCCTGGGTACAACTACCATATCATCTAactttttactttgatgtagggcTTTAGTGGGATAGAAATAATATAGGTATAAATGTATGATTAACTTTGGCATTCAGTGTAGTCCAAAGCATATTATTCAGATTTTCTGGTTAAAAAGAGAAAACCTTATGATGAAGAGTTGTGAAGTATTCTTTTGAAAGGATACAGTGTATTAATACCTTTTTTACCTTTGTAAAGAAGCATTCTATAATGGGTCTCTATAACTGTTCTATTTTTTTAATGgttgaccattctattagagtatccaaatttaaaaaaaaaaacttgttaaATTTAGTTTAGTATATTCAATACACTCTATAATctactagtatttttttaaaattaatgtaaaatttaaatatgaagtagggatctatgcaacaaaaagtagtgaaacaagagatgagtgatggtattacagcatagctcagtgggaaagtccctactttggcacattagctatatttTGCTCAATTCctaagtagggactttcccattgagctatgctgtcataccatcattcatctcttgcagggacatagctagccagaaggtgatggaggggcaggcatgccccccaaTGAAACACTCAAAGTTGTTCAtcattgcaaaaaaggctaatgacctaATGATGATCTAGCCAACATAcgatgttgtattattacagtttAAATAACTAGCTGCATAACTATTCATTACTGATTGcatatcacttatcaatggaggtatattTATTGAGCAttatcgcacgtgccacaactgaactccaacaaattcatccacagtccggtagagctacgtaaattgttaatattttagtgcaaatacaaatTGCTTTATGTttgccacagcctgtgctgcagtcctagcacactgctgacaagATGACATGTTCACGGATCACTTCACTTGGAGAAATTCACATGCCACGTATTGCAcaaaatcccacctgtcttgctagcagaacttgtaagcttgtgactgatccgCCTGACTGACCGACAGAGTAAATAAATAGACTGGCATGCCACTGCACTGCCATACAAAGATCCAGTGTGGTCGACTCAAGAAaagaaacttggtacatttaaccGGACTTTATCACCTCATAGGCAGTTTTTCGTAGCGTTATCTGGACTCCTTTTTCACTTGTGAGTTACGACTCCTGCCACTGGGAGGTCACTTAGAGCAGGTCAGATTCAAaaatgctctatcacgtgagtaatctaggctaaatatagaagtgtgtctctaatatttttgtTTGGTAGATTCAcaagcgagttgaatgttgtgtcagtgtgtgtgtatgtgtgtgtgtgtgtgtgtgtgtgtgtgtgtgtgtgtgtgtgtgtgtgtgtgcacatttaCTAGCAATCCCACATAGTAGCACACATAATTTAGTCATTTACATGTCAGGTTAATACTGGTAAGCTTGTTACGGAGgttaaaaaacaacaaaacacttagtaatggggggggggggggggacaaaTGCTCCCTCCCCTTGGCTATGCCTCtgatctcttgtttcactactttttgttgcatagatccctacttcatttttaaatttacaatttaaaaaatactagtttgtttagttttgttgtagtacagctacaatgtaacttgtgactgttctattacaatatcatacatgactgttgtattagagtgactgttgaattagagtatatctcaagtcagccaagaggtgtgcagctagctataccaataaggggtgaggtcattttgtttgctgttaGGTAAACAGCTAGACTGTTAAAAGGTGTGATATCCATACTCTATCACTagtagtccacctagatctttaattgatgggggGGTCACGATTATGAACCTATCgcgaacaggatcccaatcgcgaaattgtacatacagtgtatctagtcttatagtagcaccaTAACTGAAGAAATCCAGCCCTGAAATAATCTcggaaataattctgtggcatctatattatgttgctgaaagaaagtgttgatacggaaaattaatacCTCGATATgattttgttggatgaagaagacaaacagcttgattaaagataaaagaaaagacaaggcacagaaggcctacactcatcagaaccctaAAAGGCATAtcctactggtgagtttgctattgtggtgtaaaatggtggctgtgtgctgcttcgtttggcctctagctttgcaactgtggtcagtgagacTAAAGATTCAAGTTTtggtaattaaaaaaaattctatatccagctactgtatctgtaagtgttttgttatattttatgtattatatggagtAGTACTATTCcgcaaaggtgattttcatcacatgaaatgtctctaggatgatttttaaaggcagaattttgggtggcgtgcaaaattttcaccacgatccctacttaaacggtactaccgtaccatttgattCCATTATTTCCATACAGCTGGTATATTTCCTGGTCATTACATACACTGTTGTGTGTCTTATCATCACAATCAATGTAATGACTtatttacagtacatgtacttttTTATGGTGACAGTGATAAATTTACCTTTCCTGCTTGAGCAATTAAAAGCTCCTTAAAAGCTGGAATGATGGCTTTATAGGCACCCTCTATATCACTCTCCAAGTTAACATTTGTGTTAACAAGCACAACAATCCCTGCATGATGTATGAAACATGGCATGTAAAATCACACAAATCTTAACTCCTGTAATATGTTATGGTTTGATTAATTTTATACACACATTAAGCAACTAACCCAGTCCAAGGTCAGGAGCAAAGCTAAACTGTGAGGAATATCCAAGAATACTTCCTGATTTGGTGCGTACAAGATAAGTATCAACAAACATCATTTCCCATGGAGCACCAAACAGTGACTTTCCATCATTATTCAAGTATACTATAAAATATTGACAATAAGAATAAACCCATAACACTGAAAAGCTGTCTGGCTTAACTAGACCAGCCCAACTAGCCCTTGGAGCtcacaataaaaagtacatcTTAAACAGGAGAAATCATTACTTGATGCTAAAATTTAATTATTACTAAATCTGCATGGCTaaaatagggattaaatttgcTTGTTTGGTGACTTCTACTTCTATGGATTTGTCAGCATCAAGGAGCACAATGAACCACAAAAACAATGCGTAATAATACATACTAACTTGGTGAAGCCATATCTCTGACTAAATGTGGTTCAAGTATTTTGCTAGCAGATCCAGTGGGAATATACACCGAGTTGAAAAAATCTGACAGCTACGCATACAGTACATGGTATAATAGTACAGCAGGATGTAATGATAAATATAAAAGTTAGTACTACCTTTAAGAGATCATTGATGGTGGAATACATTTGTCCAGATGGAGCATCCCAACCCAGATCAATAAGAGGTGCATTTTCTCCTCCAGCAATATAACCAGTTGCCATTTTAGACACAACACTGTACAAAGTGCATTCAAGTACAGTGTATAATAGATATAAACAAAATTGTACAAAAGGTGCATACATGCAGTATATTATGTATAAAATAGGATAACATTATTGTGATACACTGTACTCATAATTAAAGCTGACTTACTCATCATTAAATTCAAATCCAGTATTGATCATTTCTAGTGGCTGCAAGATGTGTTTTTCAATATATGTTTCATATTTCATGCCAGGATAAGCTTTCTGGATTAGGCACTGACCTAACAGTGAATAAGCTAAATCGCTACAAAAATATGAAATCAGAATAAAGTGTAGCAGGAGAAAAATGAAAATACATAATTTTATGAtaatcatacactatgatagtaatgtatagtagggaccacaaaggagtaggcgtggcccacaaaataacatcacccaaaaaacagcctcaattttcccagacgatgatgaggcagtattggttaggtaaaactaagcccaaacaagcttcaGATCAATCCGAAATGCTTTCTACAAGTTGCTacgtaatttaaaaaataatttatttaacggaattttctactgactgactaagtaactgactgatgccttcagacaagcataactcgataacggctaaggctactggcttgatttttccactgtttgacgtcgcttcaacccgacaggtgccttctggcataccgcagtacatacaatgcattcttcatggacttaccagtgtcctcctttgtgccacattcatctttgctaacagtgaaaggtgtcgatttggcgtaatggcttcccttcgcgtaacagaaatcgtccgtatttgtcatagtggctattttgatagcagaggtgctttttaaacagtatactgctgtgtaacggcttgaacacagccgacaacgaagcataatggatacttcacttttcagacgataattgatataactgggatgCGCGGTACcaattctttcttttggtatgcgtggattgcagagttgcttttcgaacagttcttgatttgaaatgctgcgtaatgggttgaacatagctgacaacgaagcataatggatacttcacttttcagacgataattggggcatgcggtgccatttcagatgaggtatgcatgggttcaccagtcataataatatatttacaaaaaaaaagttaacaaacaagtacatagaaaaaaatggaattttcaactagagtagggaccataacacagcgatataaagtactgaaacaagctggagtagagcacgatattaaatcacagtaaaataataagaagtgttatatccctactgtgctcaagataccatagtggaaatgcacagtagggatataacacttctaggGATGAGCCTACTTTGCTGtttttcccacctatttttctttccagcaattcttttatttcttacctattttgctcaatattttctattttgctgagcatcagtaaaaattaagtGTAGTATCTCtagcttacaagcatgtgtgactgctctattagaatatttcgtacacagtgactgctctattagagtatctcaatccttaATCACCATTTCCTATAGGATATGTTGTCCTATtactatgtgtgactgttctattacagtatctcgatctttttcatacaaaatgtgctaagttgCCATTCCTAGGTGCACATTTTTCCATTTTTTCACCtctttttccagcattttgctctttgcttttaccaacgtatttttccaaacattttgccagcaaaatcgACGCATCCCTAAAtacttctcattgttttactgtgatttaatatcgtgcactactccagcttgtttctgtactttttatcgatgtgttatggtccctactctagttgaaaattccaaatttttcagtGTACTTGTATAATCATGTAGAAATATAGGAAATATTTTTACAATTAACCTGTAGGAAGGTTTTGTCCATGATGGAAAATTCCTATAATGTTTACGAAGTCTTTCAAGAATTTCTGTTGTCTTCAGTGGACAGGTGTTGTTACTGACTGTGCCATTATAGCATGGACTTGCATGGGGCAAACCAGACAGTTGTGAGGCTAGCTGTCTACAGCATTAAGagaatatatatacataataaaATTGGTATTTTAATATGATTTGTTTAACTTTTTTGCACACATATGTAAGGTTAGACAATGGTCAATACAGCACACTGCACCTTAATGTAACAACATCATCTAATGTGTATGGATTTCTTAGAGAGAACTCAGGGCAGTAATGAGTTATGGGGTCATCCAAAGATTTTACTCTACCTTGTTCGTACAACTGGTATAGCATCAGTACCTACAAATTTGGTAAAATGTACAAATTCTGcacatataatatgtgaccgaattttggaaaatcacccatatgggtgcatttgacaactaaaatatttaatgatcaaatcacacaCTTTATAGTGCATATCTACTGGTTGATGGTTTTaggccattctcaataccttaaattacaagaaagtttttgaaatattttcaaaactgtgccctactcttattagcaacccactaaacacgaaaattctaattatttcatgcatgcccatatgggtgattttccaaaattcagtcacatatgtgaccggatctgcaaaaacaggacataatcgcatatttttcgaattcctgtttattaaacattataatctacttaaccgagtgtacccactggcaatatttcagcttcatatgccaataacttttggagttacagccctacaaagtagcaacaacagaaaaatcgatatgtacagcaagtatagggaaaataaattacaggcgcttacaaaaacagttgtaacttaccaacggattgacGTACGGAGCTACAATTTTCGCCATCATGTTCGTCGTGAACAGagaaatcaattactgggtaagtttttcctttactcacccttttttactgcatacaaaggtgaaattcgtgaagaaaaattgatcgtgtacgatcgcttcgacagggcgtaaacaaacgctcataacgtacgtatccttgggtctactgcaacgaaacaaagattttccaactcctcttgtgcaggcgaataagatgatatccagattTTTATTgctagtcccttccttcactaagaaagaggagTTTAAACAATTTAccgaattttttcaataatacgcaagtatttcacccaatgtattcaatgctttatactgtaaatataggcttgtgcgattatgtcccttttttgcagatccTGTATGGAATCACAAACTTACAGTAAATACTTTAGTGATACTAGCGATACGGAATATAGCGTCACCATCTGGGGTAACTGTAGGAGTGTCTACATCCATTGTACCAAACCCTTTAGTCCATGTCTGGTCCATGTAACGAATTCCCACAACTACACCAGGCTGCATTGGGTAAATTATTACTGTAATGAAACAATTAAGGCCACAATTCAGTTGCTATCATCACTAACCATGAAGCAGTGTGGAACTACTGTATTAATAATGCTATTCTACACTGTTTCAAGACTTAACTATAATGTAATGAAAGCTTCATTTGCCCTTCTCCTATGTGTCTGATctctataatattattgcatgTGTCCAATCAGCATAATATATAATTCCGTATGTTACAAGACTTGTGTTATAGTGTAAGGAAAAAATTGAGATTTTTAATTTCTATTAGGGATTACAGAAATAAAATAAGGAAGGTGCctatgcctgcagatatactagtggacatacccacaactgaattagggattaaatgcccCTTGTACATCTGGAGGTATAGACGATCTCCCTTGTTTATAACTATACTTTTgattactatgatccctaatattctttatacttgtttgtttattgaaACAGTATTATAACTGGTTAACCCATGCATACACATTAGAATGGAAAGTATGGTGCCAGCTTATTGCTTTCCATGCGCTcgccccaaatatcaattactgaaatagcaaagtgaCCATTATGTTTTGTTCAGCCTGTTatgcagcattacaaatgaagaagcactaggagaaggacctctaCAGTTAATAAGTCACAACGGAATATTTGGACAAATATcgtcaaacatagggaagccatcatgtgaatcaacaccttgtgctgtcagcaaagataaatgggacacaaaagaaaACACAGGTAAGTGTAAGAAGCATGCACTatgtgtactgtggtatgccaaaaggtaccagtcgggatgaagcaatgttgaTTCGTTGAACAGGAAAATTCAAGCCTGTAGCCCTAGCCGTTATTGAGGTATGTTTATCTGAATGTATCAGTCAGggagtcagtagaaaatcctactaaatatatattttttaaatttcatagtaagtgttcaggttgtactgaaggcacgtttgggtttggttatactACCCAATACTGCAAAGATGCcataaaggtattgtgaggctgattttagGGTAATATTGTTGGccaaactttcatgatccctaatatacaacaGTATGATTGATTCAAAGGTAGTATCTGTATAATATGGCTGAATGGTTGGCTACTGAACAGATAATAAGCTTTTaaccaatataattatatatatatatatatatattttttttttgagGGAAAGACTGCTGCATCAGTAGAAAAAACTACTGCTTTCCAGCAGTGCCCTATACATAACATGTACATCAATGAACATATGTATACACAATTACATTATATAAAAATTAGGACTTATGTAAATGTTTAAATTGTCCAAGATTTGTTACAGTGTAAAGTGAGGCATTAAGTGAGTTCCAGATTTGAGTACCTTTGAAATAAAAACTATTCTTGCCATATGTCGTCCTGACTCTTGGTATGAAACAGCAATGACTACTTCTTTCAACTGAGAGGTAAGTAAACGTTACTGTTGTAGTATGTTTCTCTTAAATAGAGCTGGTGACGAGTTCTATAAACCATGATGGCACTATGGAATCTCCTATGTTCAGCCAATTAAAGTACGTATCGcccaaaaaaaatttgtgtagCTGGAATCAATGAACAAAACTTATGTTAAAATCTTTTAGTATTGCATTTACAGTAAAAGCAACActcatatagctacagtagagctcacaggtaacgtcacgggtatacacatgcgagtaatgcttGTATCTTCTTGCAGGATCATTCctttgcaatgtactgtacaatgccTGTGGAACATTgcgtggatatgcactagcca comes from Dysidea avara chromosome 4, odDysAvar1.4, whole genome shotgun sequence and encodes:
- the LOC136254634 gene encoding putative beta-lactamase-like 1 — translated: MIMRLFTVLLLCLLITANTAYDSDQMWMENIKMSNVSCPPHPDTIKPLPSPLPDSISNAIQAAQNIFGDLVSPSKVPGVVVGIRYMDQTWTKGFGTMDVDTPTVTPDGDAIFRIASITKVFTVLMLYQLYEQGRVKSLDDPITHYCPEFSLRNPYTLDDVVTLRQLASQLSGLPHASPCYNGTVSNNTCPLKTTEILERLRKHYRNFPSWTKPSYSDLAYSLLGQCLIQKAYPGMKYETYIEKHILQPLEMINTGFEFNDDVVSKMATGYIAGGENAPLIDLGWDAPSGQMYSTINDLLKLSDFFNSVYIPTGSASKILEPHLVRDMASPIYLNNDGKSLFGAPWEMMFVDTYLVRTKSGSILGYSSQFSFAPDLGLGIVVLVNTNVNLESDIEGAYKAIIPAFKELLIAQAGKFPAPTDPNIYTGNYTSVQLSSDTVRIYMKDDILFADLRLTDGTNTFFFSPILKYYDDYELQVYVDPNQMTCLLGELVALDGAWMYFDKPDNSGKSPGFYFSWLGHQMNRSG